In Francisella orientalis FNO12, the sequence AAGATTTATCTGTTGGTTTTAATGCTGGATATGTTTTTAATATTGCTGGTGCTGGTAATGAAAGTATCTCTCAATTTTTGGATAATATTGGAGAGAGTGAAAAAACCATTGGCGTGCTAAACTTTGATGGTACTATGGCATATTCAATGCTTGGAGGAATATGGCAGTTGCAAGGTGGATGGTCAGCTACAACAAATAAACAAGATTTTCACCAAAACAGTTCTAGTGTAAATACTGGTGCGTGGTATTTAGGTGTAGCATATGCACTTACACTAGGTGGAAGAGATACTAACTTTCACATTAGGTATGGGCAATCGTATAATGCTGAGAATATACCTATGCCAACATCAAATGCATCTCCAACATTAGGCCTTACATCTTCAGGAATCAAAAATCAGATGATTGCATCGGCACAAAGGGCATATTTTGACAATAATGTTTTATTTGGCCCAGAATATTCATACCAGAGGTTATATAATAGCGAGCATATGAATACGTTAATATGGGATTTATCGGTATATATAGAAGGCGATATAACATAAATACGATGCAAATATTTGATTTTTGTAGTATTAGAGCAAGCGATAGTATGTTATGTCATTGATAAAAAAGCTAATAAGGCTATAATGTTTAAAATCCTATTATTAATAATTGATTAAGGGCTACTACTTTGGATAATAGTTTGCAACTATTTCAACATTCATCTAACTATATTCTATTAGCATCAGGTCTAATATTATTTTTCGCGATTGTATCTCAGTTTTTATCATGGAGGTTGAAACTTCCATCGATATTATTTCTGATTCTTAGTGGGATTCTTCTAGGACCTTTATCTGAAGTGATATTTCAAGAAGGGTTTAAGCTCGTAGAAGGTACTATCATTTTTGGTGAAGCATTGTCTCCATTTGTATCAATTTGTGTGGCCATCATTCTATTTGAAGGGAGTTTATCTCTTAACTTTAGTAAAATTAAGAGTGTCAGTAGTGTTGTGATACTTTTGACTACAGTAGGGTTGGGGATTACTGTAATACTTACGGCAATGTTCTGTTATTATGTCATTGGTTTAAATTTAGAATTGTCTATGCTTATAGGCGGTATTACATGCGTAAGTGGGCCAACTGTTGTACCACCATTAATGAGAACTGTTAGACCTAAAAGACATATTGCAAGTATTCTAAAATGGGAATCTATACTTGTAGATCCTATAGGAGCTTTAGTAGTTGTATTCATGTTAGCATGGTTTGTTATAGGGGGCAATTATGCAAATCAGCCTAATGGAACAAGTATATTTATAGCATATATAATTTTTGTATGTATTTTAGGGATAACTTCAGGTTTTGTTTTTGGTTATCTTATAGGCTTGAGTTTCAGAGGACACTATATTCCTGAGTATCTAAAAAGCTTTTTTGTTTTAGCTGTAATAGTGGTAGGCTTTATAATAACTGATGCTATGATGCATGGTGCGGGACTACTTATGGTAACGGTTGCTGGTCTTGTGATGGCTAATATGAAAGATATAAAGATGTCTGATATTTTGTCATTTAAAGAAAATCTAAGCATCGTTATTATCTCGGTTCTTTTCATTGTATTAGGAGCGGAGATAGACTTTAGTTTATTCAAAGATTATTGGTTAGACCTAATAGAGGTTTTCTTATTTTTGCAGTTTATATTACGTCCAATTGTTGTCTTATTATGCTCTATCAAATCTAAAACAACTTTTGCAGAAAGAATAGTTATGGGGATTATATATCCTCGTGGTATTGTTGCGGCATCTGTAGCAGCATTAGTTGCTGTCAGAATTACTAAATCACACCCTGAGCTATATAGTGAAGCAAATACTTTAGTATTTTTTGTCTTTATGATAATAGTTTTTACAGTAGTTTTTCAGAGTATATTCACTCCATATATTTCAAAACGACTCAAGGTTACAGAGCCTGAAGGTAAAGGATTTTTGATAATCGGTGGAAATAGGTTTGCCCGCGAATTAGCTGAGGTGTTTGTCAAGAATGATATTGAGGTTATAATTACTGATTCATCATGGGCAAATGTCCAGAAGTGTCGTCAGCTGGGTCTAAATACTTATTATGGTAGTCCTGTATCAGCTCATGCTGATTGGAGTATTAATTTGGTAGGTATAGGGGCGATGCTAGGACTATCTACAAGTGAGTATGTAAATGCTGTGTCTGCAATGAAGTATAAATATGAGTTCGGATCAAATAATGTTTTTGTATTAAGGGCATCTCAGAAAGAAAGCTATAAAGGTATTGGATCGATAGAAACTAATCTAGCAAACTTGCTATTTGATGAAGGTGTCGATTTTAATACCTTGATAGATAGGCTAAATCAAGGAGCTTCAATTAGAAGTACGAATATTACCCCTAACTATCCACTCGAGAAGTTCTTTAAAGATAATCCTAATGCTGTAGCACTCTTTATTATTGATGATAATGGCGATGCTCAGCCGTTTGATAAAGATAAAAGACTAAGATTTGATAGCTATAGTTTGGTATCATTAAGGGATGATGTTAATAAGACTAGAGATCAATTATGTCTAGATGTATAAGAAGTTTTAATGGCAAAGTGCCGAAGGTTGATGAGTCTGCTTATGTTGATGAGTCAGCAGCTGTAATTGGAGATGTTATTTTAAAAGAGAATGCATCTGTATGGCCACAAGTTAGTGTTAGAGGAGATCTTTTGACAATAACTATTGGAAAGGGTACTAATATTCAAGATTGTAGTACACTACACACCACAGAATATCCAAAAGATTCAGGTCAAGGATATCCACTAACCATTGGAGATGATGTAACGGTAGGTCATGGTGTGATATTACATGGTTGTGAGATCAAAAATAATTGTCTAATAGGTATGGGATCTATAATTCTTGATGGAGCTGTTGTTGAGCCTTGGGTTTTTTTGGGAGCAGGAAGTTTGGTTCCTCCAGGTAAGGTTCTAGAGTCAGGTTATATGTATTTAGGTTCGCCAGTCAAAAAAATTAGACCAATTAGTGATCATGAGAGACAAATTATCAAAGAAAATGCTGAGCATTATGTTAAAGTCAAAAATAGATATAAAGCTCAAGATTAGATTAATATTGGTTCTAATATTCGTATCTTTATTAGTATCATGTGCTAGTATGCAATCTAATGTTACTCCAATAGCTAATAATGTTATATTTGATCAAAAATTGACATCTGAAGAGCTTTTGCAGTTAAATAAGTGGCAGGCAAAAGGAGTTATTGGGATTATTTATAATAATCAGGTAGAGTCTGTTAATTATGTATATACTCAAGATGGTGATAATTTCAGTATTAGTCTGTATGGTCCTTTGGGTATAGGAAGTGTTGAAATAAAAGGAGATGCTGATGAGGTATCGCTTGAAAATAGCAAAGGTCAGAAGATAACGGCTAAAGAGGCTAAAACTTTAATGCTGGAGCAATTAGGTTGGTATGTTCCTGTTGATGGACTTAAGTATTGGATCAAAGCTGTAGCTATACCAAATACTAAACATAACTCAGAGTTAAATTCAAAAGGACTACTAAGTAAATTATCTCAAAATGGTTGGGATATTTCCTATCAAAATTATGAGTTAGTTGATTCTAAGTATCCGTTGCCGGCTAAAATTAGAATGACTAGAGAGAACCTAATATTAAAGATCATTATAAAATCATGGCAAATATAAAACCTAGGAACTATCAAAGTTATGCAAAAATTAATTTGTTTTTGCATATATTGAATAAGCGAGACGATGGATATCATAATTTACAAACTTGGTTTACTTTCTTGGATCTAAAAGAGCATCTTAGCTTTAGATTTAATAACTCTAGTAAGATTGAAATCACAAGTAATATACAGATAGCCTCAAAAGAAGATAATCTAATCTATAAAGCTGTCAAAGAGTTTCAAAAAGCCTATAAAATAGATAGTGTTGGTGTTGATATTGATATTATCAAAAATATACCAATGGGTGCTGGTCTTGGCGGAGGAAGCTCAAATGCTGCAATAACCTTAATAGCATTACGTGATTATTACTTACCAGAACTATCAAACGAGCAACTAATACCATTAGCTACGAAGCTTGGAGCAGATGTGCCGATATTTGTATATGGTAGGTCAGCATGGGCTGAAGGAATTGGGGAGATTTTATATCCTAAGCATTTTGAACCGCAATATGTATTGTTAGTTAAACCTAATATTCATATTAGTACTAAAGAGTTCTTTGAGAGCGAAAGTTTAGCCAAGACAAAGAATATGCTACCGAGAGATTTAAGTTTTGATACTAATGTTATGCATAATGATTTTGAAAATGTTTTTTTTGCAAAATATCCTGAATTTAAAAGCCTGTTAGATGAGATTGATCAGGACTTTAGAATGACAGGTACAGGCTCATGCTTTTATCTACTTTCTAAAGATCTTAATAAACTACAACAACTTGCAAGAAAAGTTGATAAATCTCTTGACAAATGGGTAGTCAAAACATTAAACTGTACGTACTAACTTTCTTTAGTGTCTATGTTGGGCTATCGCCAAGCGGTAAGGCAACGGGTTTTGATCCCGTCATTCCCAGGTTCGAATCCTGGTAGCCCAGCCATAAAAATTCCTCATAAAGATTAAAATTTTAAAGATAATAAAGTGTTTTTCTTTAATTTTCTAAATTAAGTCAGAACTTATAAGTTTTTGATAAATAATAAATAAAATTTTGCAGAGATAGGCTATTAATCGTTATACTATTTGCATAAATGAATTTTATTATACAGAATTAATATGTCTACACAATATCATATTGGAACACCTGGTAAAAAGTGGGGCTCTGAAGAAAAAGTCCAATGGTTATCAGAGCAAAGCAAAAAAAGATCATACAAAGAAGAAGCTGAAAAAAAGATTTTGGCACTATCAAATGATTTTGATATCGATGTCTATGGAGAGCTTGATTATCCAGTAGGCAGTTATAAGTTATATGCACTTAAGACAAAAAACTGGGATGCTAGTAAGCCTTATATTTTAGTTACAGGTGGAGTACATGGCTATGAAACAAGTGGTGTACAAGGAACTATTAGTTTTGCTGCAACTAGAGTAAGAGAGTTTACAAGTGATTATAATATCTTGATCCTACCTTGCTTAAGTCCTTGGGGATATGAAACAATTAACCGCTGGAATCCTAATGCTATGGATCCTAATAGATCGTTCTATCTAGAGAGTGGTTGTGATGAGTCGGTTTTTGCAATGAAATATATTAACTCATTGAATATTGAACTTCTGATGCATATAGATTTGCATGAGACAACAGATACTGATGATAGTGAATTTAGACCAGCATTAGTAGCTCGTGAGGGTATAACTATAGATAAATGGGGTATTCCAGATGGATTTTATTTAGTTGCTAACAATAGAAATCCACACTATGACTTCCAGAAATATATAATTAATGTAGTAGCAAAAGTTACTCATATTGCTCCTACTGATCCTAGCATAAATATATTAGGTGATGATATTATCAGAGATGGAATTATGGCATGTGATTCAGACAAAGAAAAATTATGCATGTCTTTATCAAAAGCTGAGTATACAACTACGACTGAGGTTTATCCAGATAGTCCAAGAACAAATCCTCAAGAATGTATACTTGCTCAAGTAGCGACGATAGTTGCAGGTTTGAACTTTATTAGCCAGCAAAAATAAAAGGAAAATATAAATGTTAAATGGTTTGATTAATGTAGCGACTTTTTTGATAGATATTGTCTTTGGCATTTATGCTTTTATACTACTGTTTAGATTTTTCTTACAATGGGTAAAAGCAGATTTTTATAATCCAATTTGTCAGATGATTATGCGTGCGACAAATGCTGCTATATTACATCTAAGAAAATTTATACCAGGATTTTTGAATCTAGATTGGTCATGTATAGTAGCTGTGTATATTGTGTTTGTGGCGCGGAACTTACTTGTAGGTTTATTAAATGGGATAGGTCTTAATTTGATGTTTATTTTCTTTAAACCGCTGATTGATATAATTTTTGCAGTTATTAATATGTATGTATATTTGATAATAATAAGAGCAATATCTAGTTGGTTTGTTCAAGGAGGCTATAATCCAATTATTATGGTTATATATCAAGTTACAGAGCCATTATTATCAAGAGCTAGAAATATAATCAAACCAATAAATTCAGGATTTGATTTTTCTCCAATTATTGTATTAATTGGTCTATTTTGTATTCAGATATTCATACAAAGCATTATTGCGCAGTTTTTTCACTATTGATTAATAGCATGTAGAGTCGAGCTGATATCTTTAATAACTATTCTAGTTGAATCGCATTCGAGATCACGAAGATATTCTAGTTTGATAGTTTTTTCTGATGCTATACGTCCTGGATTACTATCAAGAATTATTACTCTATCTGCCATATTTACAGCTTCTTCGATATTGTGTGTAACAAGAATAATAGTTTTTGTTTTAGCTTGACCAGTATGCCATAGATGCATAATATCGTCTCTTAGAGTTTTGGCAGTGACTATATCAAGAGATGAGAAAGGCTCATCAAGAAATAATATCTCTGGCTCAATCATTAATGCTCTAGCAAATCCTACGCATTGTTTCATGCCACCAGAGAGTTCGCTTACATAAGCATCCTCAAAACCATTTAAGCCAATCTTTTTGATAATCTCAAGAGCTTTAGATTTGCTTTGTGATCTAGGTATACCAAGAGAGTCTGTACCAAAAAGAACATTTTCTAAAACATTTAGCCATGGTAGCAGTGCAAAGTTTTGAAAAACCATACCGATGTTTTCTAAAGGGCTATCAATAGCCGAACCCTTATAAAAAAGTTTTCCAGAAGTTGGTTTTAATAGTCCGCTTAATATTCTTACAAGACTAGATTTTCCTGCTCCTGATTTGCCAACTATAGCGATTATCTCATTTTCTCTTACTTTTAAAGTTAGATTTTCGACTACTCTTTTTATATTCTTTTTATCTTGCTTATAATCTAGGTAAATATCGTAGCAATTTATTAACGTGTTATTTTTAAATTCAGTCATGCTTACTCTCCTTTTAGACATTTATGGATTAGTTACATTTGTATTTTGTTTCAGCAAGTTTATATAATGGCTTCCAGATAAATATTACACACAAAGCTACTAATGAGCACAATGCAACTACCGCTAGGGCTGCTTCATGAAGTTGGTTATTACCTGTTGTGGTAGATACCAGTGCGCCAATTCCATCTACTTTAATAGTATTTGAGCCCCATATTACCAATTCAGCTGCAATTGCCGAGTTCCAAGCGCCACTTGCAGCACTAATAATTCCGCAGACTATATATGGAAATACAGCAGGTATTGCAAACTTAAACCACCATTTCCAACCTTTTAGATGGAAAGATTTTGTCATTTCTATTATTTCTGTAGGTAAGCTAGAGACACCAGCTATGACATTAAAAAGTACATACCAAGATGTTCCGGTCATTATTAATGGGGTACACCAAACATTTGGCGATCCACCACCTAATATAAGTACAGCCACAATCGGGAAAATATCGGTTGTGGTATTGCTGCACCTATTTGTATTATTGGCTGGATAGCTTTTGTCCGCTTGCTTGACATACCTATCCATATACCTAGTGGTGTGCATATAGCGACACTTATCATCATGGCGATAGTCACACGAACAGTTATTTCTACCATTAATGGTATCAGGTAACTTATATCACCATCTGGGAAGAAGAGCCACAGAGCATTACCAGTCCATATACATGCTGAGATAATTACTATATACCAAGCAGTACAACCAAGTTTTTTCAATATCTTGATATCTCTAGTCGGTGATTTGAGATTAATTTTTTTACTTAAAAAGCTAGCGCCATTAATTAGCCAAAATACAATAGTGCTAAAAATTGGCTTTATAGCATTTACAAATTGAGATTTCTTATATGAGCGATAAAGCCAAGGACTATCAGTAGTTTTATTGTTGATGGACTCATATTTGAACTTTTCTGACCATTTAACTAAAGGTCTAAAAAGTAGCTGATCAAATAGAGCTATATTAATGATAATAGCCACAAGAGCATATAAGATAGCTGTTATATTTGAGTCAGTCAATGCCAGCGCTATATACGAGCCTATACCAGGTAAGCTAACATCGCCTGTGATAGCGAACCAAGCAGCTGATTGAGAAACCATAATATTCCAAAGTAAACTAGGTACCGAATAAGGTAGTTCGATCTTCCAAAATTTTTGCCATGCGTTGAGTTTGAAGGCAGTAGCAGCTTCTGTTAGCTCTGCAGGGACCATTCGTATAGTTTGGTATAAGATTAGTGCCATATTCGAAGCTTGAGATGTAAATATCTCAAAAATTGCTGCAGCTTCTAAACCCATAATTGAATGAGGAAATAGAAAAAGAAAAAACGCGGTGGTAAATGTCAAAAATCATAATAAAGGTGTCGATTCTAGAAAATTTATGATTGGTAAGCAGACTCTAGCAAAGTGTTTATTCTTAGCGCATGCATATCCAACTATCAATGCAAAAACAAATGAAAATATCATACCTATAATCAATCGCATAGTAGTACGCAACATGTAATATGGTAAATGACTTGGATCAAGTGATATAGCTGAAACTGATGATGCATCAATAAATGATCGATGCATATTATTCCAAGCATAATAAGCTAGGCGCTAATAACTAATATTAAAGCTACTATAATCACATCAGCTTTATTTGGTAGAAATCTCTTTTTTGTTACTGTATAACTTGCGAACATTATTATTCTCCTTAGTAATCGAATCAAGTTATCTTAGAGTTATTAATTTTGTGATTATG encodes:
- a CDS encoding M14 family metallopeptidase, with the protein product MSTQYHIGTPGKKWGSEEKVQWLSEQSKKRSYKEEAEKKILALSNDFDIDVYGELDYPVGSYKLYALKTKNWDASKPYILVTGGVHGYETSGVQGTISFAATRVREFTSDYNILILPCLSPWGYETINRWNPNAMDPNRSFYLESGCDESVFAMKYINSLNIELLMHIDLHETTDTDDSEFRPALVAREGITIDKWGIPDGFYLVANNRNPHYDFQKYIINVVAKVTHIAPTDPSINILGDDIIRDGIMACDSDKEKLCMSLSKAEYTTTTEVYPDSPRTNPQECILAQVATIVAGLNFISQQK
- a CDS encoding YggT family protein; the encoded protein is MLNGLINVATFLIDIVFGIYAFILLFRFFLQWVKADFYNPICQMIMRATNAAILHLRKFIPGFLNLDWSCIVAVYIVFVARNLLVGLLNGIGLNLMFIFFKPLIDIIFAVINMYVYLIIIRAISSWFVQGGYNPIIMVIYQVTEPLLSRARNIIKPINSGFDFSPIIVLIGLFCIQIFIQSIIAQFFHY
- a CDS encoding gamma carbonic anhydrase family protein, translated to MSRCIRSFNGKVPKVDESAYVDESAAVIGDVILKENASVWPQVSVRGDLLTITIGKGTNIQDCSTLHTTEYPKDSGQGYPLTIGDDVTVGHGVILHGCEIKNNCLIGMGSIILDGAVVEPWVFLGAGSLVPPGKVLESGYMYLGSPVKKIRPISDHERQIIKENAEHYVKVKNRYKAQD
- a CDS encoding cation:proton antiporter, with the protein product MQLFQHSSNYILLASGLILFFAIVSQFLSWRLKLPSILFLILSGILLGPLSEVIFQEGFKLVEGTIIFGEALSPFVSICVAIILFEGSLSLNFSKIKSVSSVVILLTTVGLGITVILTAMFCYYVIGLNLELSMLIGGITCVSGPTVVPPLMRTVRPKRHIASILKWESILVDPIGALVVVFMLAWFVIGGNYANQPNGTSIFIAYIIFVCILGITSGFVFGYLIGLSFRGHYIPEYLKSFFVLAVIVVGFIITDAMMHGAGLLMVTVAGLVMANMKDIKMSDILSFKENLSIVIISVLFIVLGAEIDFSLFKDYWLDLIEVFLFLQFILRPIVVLLCSIKSKTTFAERIVMGIIYPRGIVAASVAALVAVRITKSHPELYSEANTLVFFVFMIIVFTVVFQSIFTPYISKRLKVTEPEGKGFLIIGGNRFARELAEVFVKNDIEVIITDSSWANVQKCRQLGLNTYYGSPVSAHADWSINLVGIGAMLGLSTSEYVNAVSAMKYKYEFGSNNVFVLRASQKESYKGIGSIETNLANLLFDEGVDFNTLIDRLNQGASIRSTNITPNYPLEKFFKDNPNAVALFIIDDNGDAQPFDKDKRLRFDSYSLVSLRDDVNKTRDQLCLDV
- the lolB gene encoding lipoprotein insertase outer membrane protein LolB is translated as MLSIMLKSKIDIKLKIRLILVLIFVSLLVSCASMQSNVTPIANNVIFDQKLTSEELLQLNKWQAKGVIGIIYNNQVESVNYVYTQDGDNFSISLYGPLGIGSVEIKGDADEVSLENSKGQKITAKEAKTLMLEQLGWYVPVDGLKYWIKAVAIPNTKHNSELNSKGLLSKLSQNGWDISYQNYELVDSKYPLPAKIRMTRENLILKIIIKSWQI
- a CDS encoding ABC transporter ATP-binding protein; translated protein: MTEFKNNTLINCYDIYLDYKQDKKNIKRVVENLTLKVRENEIIAIVGKSGAGKSSLVRILSGLLKPTSGKLFYKGSAIDSPLENIGMVFQNFALLPWLNVLENVLFGTDSLGIPRSQSKSKALEIIKKIGLNGFEDAYVSELSGGMKQCVGFARALMIEPEILFLDEPFSSLDIVTAKTLRDDIMHLWHTGQAKTKTIILVTHNIEEAVNMADRVIILDSNPGRIASEKTIKLEYLRDLECDSTRIVIKDISSTLHAINQ
- the ispE gene encoding 4-(cytidine 5'-diphospho)-2-C-methyl-D-erythritol kinase; this translates as MANIKPRNYQSYAKINLFLHILNKRDDGYHNLQTWFTFLDLKEHLSFRFNNSSKIEITSNIQIASKEDNLIYKAVKEFQKAYKIDSVGVDIDIIKNIPMGAGLGGGSSNAAITLIALRDYYLPELSNEQLIPLATKLGADVPIFVYGRSAWAEGIGEILYPKHFEPQYVLLVKPNIHISTKEFFESESLAKTKNMLPRDLSFDTNVMHNDFENVFFAKYPEFKSLLDEIDQDFRMTGTGSCFYLLSKDLNKLQQLARKVDKSLDKWVVKTLNCTY